Proteins from one Streptomyces sp. NBC_00289 genomic window:
- a CDS encoding Gfo/Idh/MocA family protein: MTQTEPLGVAVVGAGYWGPNLVRNFQASPQFRLRWLCDLDVDRAERVLGGYSTVQATSDYAAVLADPSVAAVAVATPAGTHLDIALAALRAGKHVLVEKPLAATYADGMRLVTEAEERGLTLMCDHTYCYTPAVGRIRDLVRSGELGEIHFVDSVRINLGLVQKDIDVMWDLAPHDLSILDFILPDNVEPVAVAAHGADPIGAGQACVAYLTLQLNTGAIAHVHVNWLSPTKVRTTMVGGAKRTLVWDDLNPAQRVAIFDRGVDLAAPQEIGADERRDMLISYRSGDMVAPAIGEKEALRSMVDEFADAVNERRAPLTDGRAGLRVLDILEAASRSLEFRGAVVGLRAGR, encoded by the coding sequence GTGACGCAGACGGAGCCGTTGGGGGTCGCGGTCGTCGGGGCCGGCTACTGGGGCCCCAACCTCGTACGCAACTTCCAGGCCAGCCCGCAGTTCCGGCTGCGCTGGCTGTGCGACCTCGACGTGGACCGGGCCGAGCGGGTCCTCGGCGGCTACTCGACGGTCCAGGCCACCTCGGACTACGCGGCCGTCCTCGCCGACCCGTCGGTCGCCGCCGTCGCCGTCGCCACGCCCGCCGGAACCCACCTCGACATCGCCCTGGCCGCCCTGCGCGCCGGCAAGCACGTCCTCGTGGAGAAGCCGCTCGCGGCGACGTACGCAGACGGGATGCGCCTGGTGACCGAGGCGGAGGAGCGCGGGCTCACCCTGATGTGCGACCACACCTACTGCTACACACCCGCCGTGGGCCGCATCCGGGACCTGGTCCGCTCCGGCGAACTCGGCGAGATCCACTTCGTCGACTCGGTCCGGATCAATCTCGGGCTCGTCCAGAAGGACATCGACGTCATGTGGGACCTGGCCCCGCACGACCTGTCGATCCTGGACTTCATCCTCCCCGACAACGTCGAGCCGGTCGCCGTCGCCGCTCACGGGGCCGACCCGATCGGCGCGGGACAGGCCTGCGTCGCCTATCTGACGCTCCAGCTCAACACGGGGGCCATCGCCCACGTGCACGTCAACTGGCTGTCGCCGACCAAGGTGCGGACCACCATGGTGGGCGGCGCCAAACGCACCCTGGTGTGGGACGACCTCAACCCCGCCCAGCGCGTGGCGATCTTCGACCGGGGCGTGGACCTCGCGGCGCCGCAGGAGATCGGCGCGGACGAGCGCCGGGACATGCTCATCTCCTACCGCTCCGGAGACATGGTCGCGCCGGCCATCGGCGAGAAGGAAGCGCTGCGCAGCATGGTCGACGAGTTCGCCGACGCGGTCAACGAGCGCCGGGCGCCGCTGACCGACGGCCGGGCGGGCCTGCGGGTGCTGGACATTCTTGAGGCGGCGTCCCGGAGTCTGGAGTTCCGGGGCGCGGTCGTCGGCCTTCGTGCCGGGCGTTGA
- a CDS encoding DegT/DnrJ/EryC1/StrS family aminotransferase, with protein MTADRIPVMIPWLGEEEAAAASDAVLSGWVAQGPRVAAFERAFAERVGAEHGIAVSSCTTALHLALVALGLGPGDEVVVPSLSFIATANAVRYVGAEPVFADVDPGTGNLTTATVDAVRTPRTKAVLVVHQGGVPADVHTLRAACADRDLPLVEDAACAIGSTVGGEPVGRGALIAAWSFHPRKLVTTGEGGMITTDDAEWAARLRRLREHGMNASAAQRHASSKPVLESYLEVGYNYRMTDVQAAIGLVQLGKLDAMIARRRELAARYETLLKDVPGLTPVRDPAHGQSNFQSYWVLLDEDFPVTRDDLLAALAAAGVSARRGIMASHLEPAYEGHPGVPLPVTERITRDSLILPLFHTMTEAQQDRVVAALREQAGR; from the coding sequence GTGACCGCGGACCGCATCCCGGTGATGATCCCGTGGCTCGGCGAGGAGGAGGCCGCCGCCGCCTCCGACGCGGTGCTGTCCGGGTGGGTCGCCCAGGGACCCCGGGTCGCCGCCTTCGAGCGGGCCTTCGCGGAGCGGGTGGGCGCCGAGCACGGCATCGCGGTCAGCTCCTGCACCACCGCCCTGCACCTGGCGCTCGTCGCCCTCGGGCTGGGCCCGGGTGACGAGGTCGTGGTGCCCTCACTGTCGTTCATCGCCACCGCCAACGCCGTGCGCTACGTCGGGGCCGAGCCCGTGTTCGCCGACGTCGACCCCGGCACCGGCAACCTGACCACGGCCACCGTGGACGCCGTCCGGACGCCCCGGACCAAGGCTGTCCTCGTCGTCCACCAGGGCGGCGTGCCCGCCGACGTGCACACCCTGCGCGCCGCCTGCGCCGACCGGGACCTCCCCCTGGTCGAGGACGCGGCCTGCGCCATCGGCTCGACCGTCGGCGGCGAGCCCGTCGGGCGGGGCGCGCTGATCGCCGCCTGGTCCTTCCACCCCCGCAAGCTCGTCACCACCGGCGAGGGCGGCATGATCACCACCGACGACGCCGAGTGGGCGGCACGTCTGCGACGGCTGCGCGAGCATGGGATGAACGCGTCGGCGGCCCAGCGCCATGCGAGCAGCAAGCCGGTCCTGGAGAGCTACCTCGAGGTCGGCTACAACTACCGGATGACGGACGTCCAGGCCGCGATCGGCCTGGTCCAGCTCGGGAAACTCGACGCGATGATCGCCCGCCGCCGCGAGCTGGCGGCCCGTTACGAGACGCTGCTGAAGGACGTCCCCGGCCTCACCCCCGTACGCGACCCCGCGCACGGGCAGAGCAACTTCCAGTCCTACTGGGTGCTCCTGGACGAGGACTTCCCCGTCACCCGGGACGACCTGCTGGCCGCGCTCGCCGCGGCCGGCGTCTCCGCCCGGCGCGGGATCATGGCCTCGCACCTCGAACCCGCCTACGAGGGCCACCCCGGTGTACCGCTGCCGGTCACCGAGCGGATCACCCGCGACTCGCTGATCCTGCCGCTGTTCCACACGATGACCGAGGCCCAGCAGGACCGCGTCGTGGCGGCGCTGCGCGAACAGGCCGGACGATGA
- a CDS encoding MFS transporter: protein MYLTDRSTPQAADTEQGRRRGPGSKVAPVVHVLGTVSLITDISSEMVTAVLPLYFVTTLGFSPLGFGALDGVYNGVSALVQLTGGHLADRVRNHKLMAGLGYGLSALCKPLLLLASSIGTLGTVLALERTGKGLRTAPRDAMISLSTPSEKQGRAFGVHRAMDTTGAMLGPLAAFFILRAATDGYDAVFGVSACVAALGVLVLVLFVPGRRQDARQDEAGAADARPPVRVREALDLLRLPRLRALAGCAALLGLTTVSDAFVYLLLQRRAGIGEQWFPLLPLGTAAVFLLLAVPVGALADRVGRHVVFLAGHVALLVGYALLLWAPATPVLPCVVLALHGVFYAATDGVLPAALADIVPAQLRASGLAIVGTSQALARFCCSLAFGAAWTVWGDGPALAGSAVGLLCCAMVAGTVLRPAGETR, encoded by the coding sequence ATGTACCTCACCGACCGCTCCACGCCCCAGGCGGCGGACACCGAGCAGGGCCGAAGACGCGGCCCGGGGTCCAAGGTCGCCCCGGTCGTCCACGTGCTGGGCACGGTCAGCCTGATCACCGACATCTCCTCGGAGATGGTCACCGCCGTCCTGCCGCTCTACTTCGTCACCACACTCGGCTTCAGCCCGCTGGGATTCGGCGCCCTCGACGGCGTCTACAACGGCGTCAGCGCACTGGTCCAGCTCACCGGCGGCCACCTCGCCGACCGGGTGCGCAACCACAAGTTGATGGCCGGACTCGGCTACGGCCTGTCCGCGCTGTGCAAGCCCCTGCTCCTGCTCGCGAGCAGCATCGGCACGCTCGGCACCGTCCTCGCCCTGGAACGGACCGGCAAGGGCCTGCGCACCGCCCCGCGGGACGCGATGATCTCCCTGTCCACGCCGTCCGAGAAGCAGGGCCGGGCCTTCGGTGTGCACCGGGCGATGGACACCACCGGCGCGATGCTCGGCCCGCTGGCGGCCTTCTTCATCCTGCGGGCGGCGACCGACGGCTACGACGCCGTGTTCGGCGTGAGCGCCTGCGTCGCCGCGCTCGGCGTCCTCGTGCTGGTGCTGTTCGTACCCGGCCGACGGCAGGACGCGCGGCAGGACGAAGCGGGCGCGGCGGACGCCAGACCGCCGGTCCGCGTACGCGAGGCACTGGACCTGCTGCGGCTGCCGCGGCTGCGGGCGCTCGCCGGCTGCGCCGCGCTGCTCGGCCTGACCACCGTCAGCGACGCCTTCGTCTACCTGCTGCTGCAACGGCGCGCCGGCATCGGCGAGCAGTGGTTCCCGCTGCTGCCGCTGGGCACCGCCGCGGTGTTCCTGCTGCTGGCCGTGCCGGTCGGCGCGCTGGCCGACCGGGTCGGACGGCACGTCGTCTTCCTCGCCGGGCACGTGGCCCTGCTCGTCGGCTACGCCCTCCTGCTGTGGGCCCCGGCCACGCCGGTGCTGCCCTGTGTCGTACTCGCCCTGCACGGCGTGTTCTACGCGGCCACCGACGGCGTACTCCCGGCCGCCCTCGCCGACATCGTGCCCGCGCAGCTGCGCGCCAGCGGCCTGGCCATCGTCGGCACCAGCCAGGCGCTCGCCCGGTTCTGCTGCTCGCTCGCCTTCGGCGCCGCCTGGACCGTGTGGGGAGACGGCCCGGCGCTGGCCGGCTCGGCGGTCGGCCTGCTGTGCTGCGCCATGGTCGCGGGCACGGTGCTACGGCCGGCCGGCGAAACCCGATGA
- a CDS encoding amino acid permease, which translates to MTTRPPLPAPDTVTPTESAPEGSGLQAGLKNRHLSMIAIGGVIGAGLFVGSGSGIAAAGPGILVSYALVGALVVLVMRMLGEMAAANPTSGSFSAYADRALGRWAGFSIGWLYWFFWVVVLAVEATAGAKILEGWIPAVPQWGWALIVMLVLTVSNLASVASYGEFEFWFAGIKVVAITAFIAVGLLAVFGILPGAHSDTAGLSNLTAHGGFLPNGPGKILTGVLMVVFSFMGSEIVTLAAGESADPQRAVAKATNSVIWRIGVFYLGSIFVVLALLPWNSPAITEDGSYVAALNSLGIAHAGEVMNFVVLTSVLSCLNSGLYTASRMAFSLGRRGDAPAAFGRTERRGVPQTAILASVVFGFVAVFFNYVWPDTVFLFLLNSSGAIALFVWLVICFSQLRMRRIIQAESPEKLVVRMWLFPYLTWATIALIVFVLGYMLTDTASGGGRDQVVLSTLVAGGVVVFALVRERLPRKARQKATISS; encoded by the coding sequence ATGACAACACGTCCCCCTCTTCCCGCCCCCGACACGGTGACCCCCACCGAAAGCGCCCCGGAAGGATCCGGCCTGCAGGCCGGGCTGAAGAACCGTCACCTGTCGATGATCGCGATCGGCGGTGTCATCGGCGCGGGCCTCTTCGTCGGCTCCGGCTCCGGCATCGCCGCCGCGGGGCCCGGCATCCTCGTGTCGTACGCCCTCGTGGGCGCCCTGGTCGTGCTCGTGATGCGGATGCTCGGCGAGATGGCCGCCGCGAACCCGACCTCCGGTTCCTTCTCCGCCTACGCCGACCGCGCGCTCGGCCGCTGGGCCGGCTTCTCCATCGGCTGGCTGTACTGGTTCTTCTGGGTCGTGGTGCTCGCCGTCGAGGCCACCGCCGGCGCGAAGATCCTGGAAGGCTGGATCCCGGCCGTGCCGCAGTGGGGCTGGGCCCTGATCGTGATGCTCGTGCTGACCGTCTCCAACCTCGCCTCGGTCGCCTCCTACGGCGAGTTCGAGTTCTGGTTCGCCGGGATCAAGGTCGTCGCGATCACCGCGTTCATCGCGGTCGGCCTCCTGGCGGTCTTCGGCATACTGCCGGGTGCCCACAGCGACACCGCCGGGCTGTCCAACCTCACCGCGCACGGCGGCTTCCTGCCCAACGGGCCCGGCAAGATCCTCACCGGCGTGCTGATGGTGGTCTTCTCCTTCATGGGCAGCGAGATCGTCACGCTGGCGGCCGGGGAGTCCGCGGACCCCCAGCGCGCCGTCGCCAAGGCCACCAACAGCGTCATCTGGCGGATCGGCGTGTTCTACCTCGGCTCGATCTTCGTCGTGCTGGCCCTGCTGCCCTGGAACTCCCCGGCCATCACCGAGGACGGCTCCTACGTCGCCGCCCTGAACTCCCTGGGCATCGCGCACGCCGGGGAGGTCATGAACTTCGTCGTCCTCACCTCGGTGCTGTCCTGCCTGAACTCCGGCCTCTACACCGCCTCCCGCATGGCCTTCTCCCTCGGCCGCCGCGGTGACGCCCCCGCCGCCTTCGGCCGCACCGAGCGCCGGGGCGTGCCGCAGACCGCGATCCTCGCCTCGGTCGTCTTCGGCTTCGTCGCGGTGTTCTTCAACTACGTCTGGCCCGACACCGTCTTCCTGTTCCTTCTCAACTCCTCCGGTGCCATCGCCCTGTTCGTCTGGCTGGTCATCTGCTTCTCGCAGCTGCGGATGCGCCGGATCATCCAGGCGGAGTCACCGGAGAAACTCGTCGTGCGCATGTGGCTCTTCCCGTACCTGACCTGGGCCACCATCGCCCTGATCGTGTTCGTGCTCGGCTACATGCTCACCGACACCGCCTCCGGCGGCGGCCGGGACCAGGTCGTCCTGTCCACCCTGGTGGCCGGGGGCGTGGTGGTCTTCGCGCTGGTCCGCGAGCGGCTGCCACGCAAGGCCCGGCAGAAGGCGACCATCTCCTCGTAG
- a CDS encoding NAD-dependent epimerase/dehydratase family protein: MSSVRGKKILVTGGAGTIGSNLVDLLAEGGAREIVVLDNFVRGRRANLAKALPSGVVDVVEGDIRDADTVRKVTEGADLVFHLAAIRITQCAEEPRLANEVMVDGTFNVLEAAVEAGVGKVIASSSASVYGMAETFPTTERHHAYNNDTFYGAAKAFNEGMLRSFHAMYGLDYVALRYFNVYGPRMDIHGLYTEVLIRWMERIEAGEPPLILGDGTQTMDFVDVRDIARANLLAAESDLTDEVFNVASGTETSLRELADGLLEAMDASGLEPEHGPARAVNGVSRRLADTTRAAERLGFAARIDLRTGLRDLVEWWRAERAAAGEAAK; encoded by the coding sequence TTGAGCAGCGTACGAGGAAAGAAGATCCTGGTCACCGGGGGAGCGGGCACCATCGGCTCCAACCTCGTCGACCTCCTGGCCGAGGGCGGGGCACGCGAGATCGTGGTGCTCGACAACTTCGTGCGGGGGCGCAGGGCCAACCTCGCCAAGGCCCTGCCCAGCGGGGTCGTGGACGTCGTCGAGGGCGACATCCGGGACGCCGACACCGTACGGAAGGTCACCGAGGGCGCCGACCTGGTGTTCCACCTCGCCGCGATACGCATCACCCAGTGCGCGGAGGAGCCGCGGCTCGCCAACGAGGTCATGGTCGACGGCACCTTCAACGTCCTGGAGGCGGCGGTGGAGGCAGGGGTGGGCAAGGTGATCGCCTCCTCCTCGGCGTCCGTCTACGGCATGGCCGAGACCTTTCCGACGACCGAACGCCATCACGCGTACAACAACGACACGTTCTACGGCGCGGCGAAGGCCTTCAACGAGGGCATGCTGCGCAGCTTCCACGCCATGTACGGACTGGACTACGTGGCGCTGCGCTACTTCAACGTCTACGGCCCCCGGATGGACATCCACGGCCTCTACACCGAGGTGCTCATCCGCTGGATGGAGCGCATCGAGGCCGGCGAGCCGCCGCTGATCCTCGGCGACGGCACGCAGACCATGGACTTCGTCGACGTCCGGGACATCGCCAGGGCCAACCTGCTCGCCGCCGAGTCGGATCTGACCGACGAGGTGTTCAACGTCGCCAGCGGGACGGAGACGTCGCTGCGCGAACTCGCCGACGGCCTGCTGGAGGCGATGGACGCGTCGGGCCTGGAGCCGGAGCACGGGCCGGCCCGCGCGGTCAACGGCGTGAGCCGGCGGCTCGCGGACACCACGCGGGCCGCCGAGCGACTCGGCTTCGCCGCGCGGATCGACCTGCGTACGGGGCTGCGGGACCTGGTGGAGTGGTGGCGTGCCGAGCGTGCCGCGGCGGGGGAGGCGGCCAAGTGA
- a CDS encoding TolB-like translocation protein, which yields MPPLRRRLLILVTAVLLLAGLGTAVVLHAANRADRANRPQAGGPAVDTGRLTLDRKGRLTFVNAAAGPHRTAVASVPSTDPGGGRTASDLKCARFYAAAGTGVCLQSVPGVLKQSNRALLLDAGLRTKRTFPLAGTPSRARVSPSGRFAAWTVFVSGESYSSAFFSTRTSILDTRTMRLTPSLETFSVVLDGKPYHASDINFWGVTFASDDDTFYATLNTANRTYLVRGSLARRTVTTLVENVECPSLSPDGTRVAFKKRVLSRTSLWHEYVLDLSTLKETALAERHSVDDQATWLDDDTVAYALPTEGKVGSSDLWSVPADGTGTPRLLIASASSPAPL from the coding sequence ATGCCACCACTGCGCCGCCGCCTGCTCATACTCGTCACGGCGGTCCTGCTCCTCGCGGGCCTGGGCACCGCCGTGGTGCTGCACGCCGCCAACCGGGCCGACCGGGCGAACCGGCCTCAAGCCGGCGGCCCCGCAGTCGACACGGGCAGGTTGACGCTCGACCGCAAGGGCCGCCTGACGTTCGTCAACGCGGCCGCGGGCCCGCACCGCACCGCGGTCGCGTCGGTCCCGTCCACCGACCCCGGGGGCGGGCGGACCGCCTCGGACCTGAAGTGCGCGCGCTTCTACGCGGCGGCCGGCACGGGCGTCTGCCTGCAGTCCGTGCCCGGCGTCCTCAAGCAGAGCAACCGTGCCCTGCTGCTGGACGCCGGCCTCCGCACCAAGCGGACCTTCCCGCTCGCGGGCACCCCCAGCCGGGCCCGGGTCTCACCCAGCGGCCGCTTCGCCGCCTGGACCGTCTTCGTCTCCGGCGAGTCCTACTCCTCCGCGTTCTTCTCCACCCGGACCTCGATCCTGGACACCCGCACCATGCGGCTGACGCCGAGCCTGGAGACGTTCTCCGTCGTCCTGGACGGCAAGCCGTACCACGCCTCGGACATCAACTTCTGGGGCGTCACCTTCGCCTCCGACGACGACACCTTCTACGCCACCCTCAACACCGCCAACCGCACCTACCTGGTCCGCGGTTCCCTCGCCCGGCGTACGGTCACCACGCTGGTGGAGAACGTGGAGTGCCCCTCCCTCTCCCCCGACGGGACCCGGGTCGCCTTCAAGAAGCGGGTCCTGTCCCGCACCTCCCTCTGGCACGAGTACGTCCTGGACCTGAGCACGCTCAAGGAGACGGCGCTCGCCGAGCGCCACAGCGTCGACGACCAGGCCACCTGGCTCGACGACGACACCGTCGCCTACGCCCTCCCCACCGAGGGCAAGGTCGGCAGCAGCGACCTGTGGAGCGTGCCCGCGGACGGTACGGGCACCCCCCGCCTGCTGATCGCGAGTGCTTCGTCACCGGCGCCCCTGTAG
- a CDS encoding acetyltransferase, translating into MSALLIVGAGGFARETAQAVHDAGDLKLLGHLDDNAALHGTEVDGVPVLGGCDLVHDRPEARVVICVGNPGDYAARARLVRRLGLPAERYATVVHPTAAVSRTSSVGPGSVLLAHCALTAAVRVGAHVAVMPHVVLTHDDVVEDCATLASGARLGGGARLERGAYVGSGALVREGTTVGAWSLVGMGSTVLGDVPPGEVWAGSPARRLRAAAAPALDELTRTTGGPVA; encoded by the coding sequence ATGAGCGCCCTCCTGATCGTCGGCGCCGGCGGCTTCGCGCGGGAGACCGCGCAGGCCGTGCACGACGCGGGCGACCTCAAGCTGCTCGGGCACCTCGACGACAACGCCGCCCTGCACGGCACCGAGGTGGACGGCGTGCCCGTGCTCGGCGGCTGCGACCTGGTCCACGACCGGCCCGAGGCCCGGGTGGTGATCTGTGTCGGCAACCCCGGGGACTACGCGGCCCGGGCCCGTCTGGTGCGCAGGCTCGGTCTGCCCGCCGAGCGTTACGCCACCGTGGTCCACCCGACGGCGGCGGTGTCGCGGACCTCGTCGGTCGGCCCCGGCTCGGTCCTGCTCGCGCACTGCGCGCTGACCGCCGCCGTCCGGGTGGGCGCGCACGTCGCGGTGATGCCCCACGTCGTCCTCACCCATGACGACGTGGTCGAGGACTGCGCCACGCTCGCCTCCGGCGCCCGCCTGGGTGGGGGAGCACGGCTGGAGCGGGGCGCCTATGTGGGCTCCGGGGCCCTGGTCAGGGAGGGCACGACGGTGGGGGCCTGGTCCCTGGTGGGGATGGGGAGCACGGTGCTCGGCGACGTGCCGCCGGGCGAGGTGTGGGCGGGCAGCCCGGCCCGGCGGCTGCGTGCGGCGGCCGCTCCGGCGCTCGACGAGCTGACAAGAACAACGGGGGGACCGGTCGCATGA
- a CDS encoding glycosyltransferase family 2 protein gives MTSIVIPAHNEARVIGRLLDSLLAGSSEDDTDIVVVCNGCTDDTARTAAARGPRVRVVEIPVPSKHAALRAGDDHARGFPRLYVDADVVLAGADVRALTEPLNDDGSGVLATAPERQIPLADCAWRVRAYYQVWQRLPAVREGLFGRGVIAVSEAGHARIAVLPPLMADDLAASLAFAPGERLVVGAARVVVHPPRTWPDLIRRRIRAAVSTAQVERHQGPEDASARTSKADLTALLRREPRLFTAVVVFVAAAVVARRKARKAVRTQDFGTWLRDESSRQN, from the coding sequence GTGACGAGCATTGTGATCCCGGCGCACAACGAGGCGCGAGTCATCGGCCGGCTTCTCGATTCGCTACTGGCGGGCTCCTCCGAGGACGACACCGACATCGTGGTCGTATGCAACGGCTGCACGGACGACACCGCCCGGACCGCGGCCGCCCGTGGCCCGCGCGTCCGGGTGGTCGAGATCCCCGTCCCCTCCAAACACGCCGCCCTGCGCGCGGGTGACGATCACGCGCGCGGCTTCCCCCGCCTCTACGTGGACGCCGACGTCGTGCTCGCGGGCGCCGACGTACGGGCGTTGACCGAGCCGCTGAACGACGACGGCTCCGGCGTTCTCGCCACCGCCCCGGAACGGCAGATCCCGCTGGCCGACTGCGCATGGCGGGTGCGCGCCTACTACCAGGTGTGGCAGCGCCTGCCCGCCGTACGGGAGGGGCTGTTCGGCCGGGGGGTCATCGCGGTGTCCGAGGCGGGGCACGCCCGGATCGCCGTGCTGCCGCCGCTGATGGCGGACGATCTGGCGGCTTCCCTGGCGTTCGCCCCCGGGGAGCGGCTCGTGGTCGGCGCGGCCCGGGTCGTGGTCCACCCGCCGCGCACCTGGCCGGACTTGATCAGACGGCGGATCCGGGCCGCGGTGTCCACCGCCCAGGTCGAACGGCACCAGGGACCGGAAGACGCCTCGGCGCGCACGAGCAAGGCGGATCTCACCGCCCTGCTCCGCAGGGAGCCGAGGCTGTTCACGGCTGTCGTAGTCTTCGTCGCGGCGGCGGTCGTCGCCAGGCGAAAGGCCAGGAAGGCCGTCCGGACACAGGACTTCGGCACCTGGCTACGGGACGAGAGCAGTCGGCAGAACTGA
- a CDS encoding sugar transferase: MVADSLAAVAAAFAVHAAYGRWAVALVLPPTWIAVMLAHRSYDRSALGLGSEEYRRVLRGAVALPALAAGAYWFFTHDLGLLHDMTMAAVPATAIALPVRYALRRRLHRRWARGRDRSATLLVGPSRGVVDLVAVLRRGGGHELHVAGVCLSDPGNAAEIRKLGLPVLGGVDTMNDVVRALGVSTVVALPAPEFDASVLRRMSWTAAAQGVDFLFAPVLSDVSASRLTVRPANGVPLVRIEAPNLSRISRLPKELLDRSLAAAFLVLLALPMLLVALVVRMDSSGPALFRQQRVGRYGDHFTMLKFRTMRQDSEVLRAELAHLNQNSDGLLFKVKQDPRITRVGSMLRRSSLDELPQLINVISGHMSLVGPRPPLPEEVEEYTAEVNRRLLVKPGLTGLWQVSGRSDLPWEEAVRLDLGYVDNWSTSLDVSILLRTASAVVRGTGAY, translated from the coding sequence TTGGTCGCCGACAGCCTCGCGGCTGTCGCCGCGGCCTTCGCGGTCCATGCGGCGTACGGCCGCTGGGCGGTGGCCCTGGTGCTGCCTCCGACGTGGATCGCGGTCATGCTCGCCCACCGCTCCTACGACCGCAGCGCCCTCGGCCTGGGTTCCGAGGAGTACCGGCGGGTGCTGCGCGGTGCCGTCGCGCTGCCGGCGCTGGCCGCGGGCGCGTACTGGTTCTTCACGCACGACCTGGGCCTCCTTCATGACATGACCATGGCCGCAGTGCCCGCGACCGCGATCGCCCTGCCGGTCCGGTACGCGCTCCGCCGCCGACTGCACCGACGATGGGCACGGGGCAGGGACCGGAGCGCGACCCTCCTGGTCGGACCGTCGCGCGGCGTCGTGGACCTGGTCGCCGTCCTGCGGCGCGGCGGCGGACACGAACTGCACGTCGCCGGCGTGTGCCTGAGCGATCCGGGAAACGCGGCGGAGATCCGCAAGCTGGGGCTGCCCGTCCTCGGTGGCGTCGACACCATGAACGACGTCGTCCGGGCCCTGGGCGTCAGCACCGTGGTGGCGCTGCCCGCGCCCGAGTTCGACGCCTCCGTCCTGCGCCGCATGTCCTGGACGGCGGCCGCGCAGGGCGTCGACTTTTTGTTCGCCCCCGTGCTGTCCGACGTGTCCGCCTCCCGCCTGACGGTACGGCCCGCCAACGGGGTGCCGCTGGTACGGATCGAGGCGCCGAACCTCTCCCGGATCTCCCGGCTGCCCAAGGAACTGCTGGACCGGTCGCTCGCGGCCGCGTTCCTGGTGCTCCTGGCGCTGCCCATGCTGCTGGTCGCCCTGGTCGTCCGGATGGACAGCTCCGGCCCGGCGCTGTTCCGGCAGCAGCGGGTGGGCCGTTACGGCGACCACTTCACCATGCTGAAGTTCCGCACCATGCGGCAGGACTCGGAGGTTCTCCGGGCGGAACTGGCACACCTCAACCAGAACAGCGACGGCCTGCTGTTCAAGGTGAAGCAGGACCCGCGGATCACCCGGGTCGGCTCGATGCTGCGCCGCTCCTCGCTCGACGAACTGCCGCAGCTGATCAACGTGATCAGCGGCCACATGTCGCTCGTCGGCCCCCGCCCCCCGCTGCCCGAGGAGGTGGAGGAGTACACGGCGGAGGTCAACCGCCGACTGCTGGTGAAGCCCGGACTGACCGGGCTGTGGCAGGTCAGCGGACGCTCCGACCTGCCCTGGGAAGAGGCGGTCAGGCTCGATCTCGGATACGTGGACAACTGGTCCACGAGCCTCGACGTGTCCATCCTGCTGCGCACCGCGTCGGCAGTGGTGCGCGGAACGGGGGCCTACTGA